In Aedes albopictus strain Foshan chromosome 3, AalbF5, whole genome shotgun sequence, the genomic window ACTATTGTGGCCGTTGGAGGCGGCATTCGATGCCGTTCGATTAGTCCCGTCGGTCGCTGTTCGGTCGTTGTTGCAGTTTTTCGCATTGTTCCCACTGCTGGGGTGGtggttgttgttattgttattggtcACTAAGCTCCTTTGAACCACCGGTGGGCTGGGATTCCGTGAGGACACGGTCGATGCAGCGGTCGTTGTCGTGGTGGCCGTCGTGGTCGGGTCGATCAACAGCCGATGCTGCACTTTCGATGTGGTCAGTTGTGTTGTGTCGGAGTTGGTCCTCGTCCGGGACCGCTTCGGCATGACGCTGTTTTCTAATTTTAATTGGGCATTTACCTCGGCCCGGGCGGCACAGGTGCAGGCTTTGAGGAAACTTTTCTTAAAGTTCTCACTAAGGTACGCGTAGAGAATGGGGTTGATAGCCGAATTGATGTAGCCTAGGCAACCAACCAGGAGGAAGAGAATGATATCGAGCCGAGTACTGCAGGACCCGTCCGGGGAAGTAATTAAAGCTACCTGCGAAATCCAGTACGGCAGCCAACAAAGGATATACACGGTGATTACGGTTAGCACTAGTTTCGTTACCTTCCGATGGGAACGCCGCTTTCCGCGTGATTTGTTGGTCGTTTTGGGGCCTACGTTACGAAGCTTGCGAATCACGAGACAGTAAAATGTCATTATAAAGCATAGTGGCACAACAAATCCCAGGATGAGCGAGTACAGTGTGAACGTGTACCCTGGCATATGTTCGTGCGATTCTGGCCACACGATTTGACACGAGTAGCTGTTGGGTTGCAGCTGGATGATGTCGCCGTATATCATGATTGGCAACATGATTAGAGCCGAGGCAAGCCATGCTAGTGCTGAGACCACGCGTGAGACCAGCGGCGTCCGGTACTTGGGCGATGAGATATGGTGACAAATAGCTATATAGCGGTCGGCCGACATGATGAACAGAAATATTGAAGAGGTGAACTGCGTAATCGACGTGCTAACCATGTAGGCTTTGCACATGGCTCCTCCAAAGACCCAACGCTTCATGTGCATCGTTGCTATCAGGAACGGAATACCGATCAGGAAGCACTCGTCCGCAATCGCCAGATTCAGAATGTACATGTTGGTCACCGTCTGCATGTTGGAAAACCGTAACACCACATAGATTACCAGCGTATTGCCCATGACACCGACCAGACACACGACGGCATACAGTATCATGAACACAGTGTACGTGGTGGGCATATCCGTCGACGGACAGCTAAAGTTGCCACGAGGCATCCCTCCTGTATCATTCATGGCATCCAGCCCCACCTCACTCATCGACGTATTCTCACCGAACAAACCACCCGTAGTCAGAAAGTACGTTAGATTAATATCCATGTTGTTGCATCCGTTTCTCTTCACGCTCGATAAAAAGACTCAATTATCACGCCTCTAACCACTAACAAGTCTCCCCATTTAAACATTCATCCCACTTTCAAACACTGCACCAAACTGAACTTCCTTTCGCCCAGCCTGTTGTCATCGATTCTACTGACTAAGTAAGTACTTCCACCGTTCCCATTCGATCGCAAGGAGTGGTCAATAGTCAGCAACAGCAGCACGACAGGTGACGGGGCAACATTTCCCAGATGTCCTCCAGATGGCTGTCAACGCGGCGTTGGGCGCCAAGCGAGCACGAGAGCGAACGAGGGGGTGTGTTTCCTGCAAATAGAAAACGTAAAAAAACCGGGTCAGTGATGTTTGTTTGGTGCTCGAAAAAATATGCATTCGCGAGCAGATATTGAGACTGGAAGTGGCGTGCACGCTGCGAATGTGGAACACACGTGGCCCTGCAGCACTGCGGTGGTAGATGGCTGCAGTTGTCTGTTGTGAAATGATTAAAAGTATGGGGAACTAATCGTTTCGGTGCATTAATAAATTGGGATATTATGTTTTTGTTTTAAGCAACGAATATATTTCAGAACAACCGCACAGTGAGGCAGAGAACCTTCACCTAAATCTCAATTATAGCGCAAGTCCAATAAATAACACTAATTGATGGTCATCTTAAGCCTTATCCGTTATTGATACTTTTTATCGCAAAATCATGTCTTTGTTGTTTGGGCGGattttcatttttgtttcaaTTGCAACAACCAGTAACAGTTGCAGTTTTATATGTGAACCAAAAAATGTCATTAGTCACATGGTTTCGGAAATATTCCAGGGTATCGTGGAAAAGGTTTTTCAAAAccaatcatttttagccatttccagCATTTTTTGGCACATTGATCGCATCCCGCCGTGTCAAACTTAATGAATTTGTCATCGTCATCGAATCTTGACAAAATTTGCTATTTCGTgtattttttaggttttttttttttgaatttctttatatttgtgaattttaacttaatgctaattcttcacacaaagtATTTTTTAGGCACATTGACTACATTCCGGGATCTTCCGGTCACCTGATTTCTTACGAGGAAGAggcctgtttttttttattacattttgAATCAGCCTTGCGACATGTCAAACTACATGAGTTTATAAAACAAAACCATTGAAGGCCAGTTCTAGCAACATGATCCAGATCtatgatattttttaaaatttacaaGTTCATCAATGccacattcatttatttagttaacatcaaattcatgataatactgaatcaacattttgccgccataatactcgatttgcagctgcagctctccaacgtcggtcacgcccaacactcgccagatcacgctccacctggtccgcccatcgtgctctctgcgctccacgccttcttgtaccaaccggatggttagcaaacaccaactatgcagagttgttgtccggcattcttgcaacatggcctgcccaccgtatccttccggctttggccactttctggatactggattcgccgtaaaatgcagcgagctcgtggttcatccttctctgccacacaccgttctcctgcacgccgtcgaagatcgtccttagcacccgtcgttcgaaaactccgagtgcttgcaggtcctcctcgagcatcgtccatgtctcgtgtccgtagagaaccacgcTTTAGCAAGGAACcggggtagacgaattcttctaccacctcgaaagtatccccgtctatcataacattgctgccaaggcttgtcctgtctcgctcagtcccacctaccagaatgtactttgtcttagccgcattcaccaccagtccgacatttgctgcttcacgtttcaggcggatgtacagttctgccaccgttccaattggtctagcaataatatccatgtcatccgcaaaacaggcaaattggccggatttcgtgaagatcgttccccggctgttgagcccggctcgtcgcataacaccttccagggcgatgttgaatagtaggcaggaaagtccatcaccttgtcgtagtccccgtcgagattggaatgatctggatagttcacccgaaatccttacgctgttctgcacaccgtccatcgttgctcttatcagtctggtaagcttcccgggaaagctgttctcgtccataattttccatagctctgtgcggtcgatactgtcgtatgccgttttgaagtcgatgaacaggtagtgcgttgggacctggtattcacggcatttctggaggatttgccgtacggtgaagatctggtccgttgtcgaccggccgtcgatgaaaccggcttggtaacttcccacgaactcatttactttaggtgaaagacggcggaagatgatctgggatagcactttgtaagcggcatacaaaatggtgatcgctcgaaagatctcacacattaacttgtcgcctttcttgtggatgggacagattatcccttccttccactcctccggtagctgttcggtttcccagatcttgactactaactggtgcagacagctggccaacttttccgggcccatctttatgaggttctgctgcgataccgtccttaccagccgctttgttttcgagaaagatcctaaAAGTGTAATTCCATCTCaactttttcaacgtttaaaaagtagggtaattcgccaactgttgaacggttagtagtggcatttttgttttcgtttgtttttctgtgcataatttcactttagttgaaaaatatccagtgaacgtctataTCCACTCAGAAAGTTGTTCAACAGGGCAAACAGGCCAGAAAGTTGTTCAACAGGGCAAAACGAACCATGGAGTGGGAAGCGTATAAAATTGCTCTGACAGAATATAATAAAGAAGTTAGAAGGTCGAAACGAATGGACTGGAGGCGTACATGCGAAAGCATTGAAAAGACTCCTGTTGTTGCAAGACTACAAAAAGCCCTCTCGAACGACCATGTTAACGGATTAGGTACTGTGAAAAGGCAAAATGATTGCCTTACTTTTAATGGAATTGAAACTTTAGAAGTAATGATGCAGACACATTTTCCTTGTTCCACATTCATTTATAAAAGTGATGGAAATGTTGCAGGAGACACAACTAGTGATGAAGAATCCAGGATGACTCCTCTACAAGAAACCACTGTCGAGAATTCTAATATTGATTTACAAATTCTAATATTAATTTACAAATTATGGAAAAACTTATTGATTACTACATTAAGtcaacatctctctctctctcttcttggcgtaacgtcctcactgggacaaagcctgcttctcagcttagtgttctatgagcacttccacagttattaactgagagcttcctctgccaatgaccattttgcatgcgtatatcgtgtggcaggcacgaatatactctatgcccaaggaagtcaaggaaatttcctttacgaaaagatcctggaccgaccgggaatcgaacccgtcaccctcagcatggtcatgctgaatacccgtgcgtttaccgcctcggctatatgggcccttcaaattcaagtcaagtcaagtcaaattcaaattaagtcaacatatttgaaacaaaatcctATAAACAATAGTCAGTTCGCTTATCAAACGGGGAAGTCGACTGTAACTGCATTACATACACTCgtttcaaaaatagagaaaacatTTGAAGCGAAAGAAATTTTGCTTGCAACCTTTTTTGATATAGAAGGAGCTTTTGATAATGCTTCGCATAAATCAATGACGAGAGCAATGTTGAAGCGTGGCTTTGATATATGCATCGTGAGATGGATCTGTGAAATGTTATCAAAACGCGAAATCACATCCACGCTAGGTAGTGCATCCGTTTCCGTAAAATCCGTAAAAAGGTGTCCACAAGGAGGCGTACTATCGCCACTTCTATggtcactacccaagtaacacaacttgttatataacagttcaaaTTACACATTTAATACTAGCTCTGAtgtatttttcttgcatttttaaCATAATATggaacacttatataatcaaaacagcgcaaaaaa contains:
- the LOC109418753 gene encoding somatostatin receptor type 2-like, with amino-acid sequence MDINLTYFLTTGGLFGENTSMSEVGLDAMNDTGGMPRGNFSCPSTDMPTTYTVFMILYAVVCLVGVMGNTLVIYVVLRFSNMQTVTNMYILNLAIADECFLIGIPFLIATMHMKRWVFGGAMCKAYMVSTSITQFTSSIFLFIMSADRYIAICHHISSPKYRTPLVSRVVSALAWLASALIMLPIMIYGDIIQLQPNSYSCQIVWPESHEHMPGYTFTLYSLILGFVVPLCFIMTFYCLVIRKLRNVGPKTTNKSRGKRRSHRKVTKLVLTVITVYILCWLPYWISQVALITSPDGSCSTRLDIILFLLVGCLGYINSAINPILYAYLSENFKKSFLKACTCAARAEVNAQLKLENSVMPKRSRTRTNSDTTQLTTSKVQHRLLIDPTTTATTTTTAASTVSSRNPSPPVVQRSLVTNNNNNNHHPSSGNNAKNCNNDRTATDGTNRTASNAASNGHNSVGELVQLS